The following proteins are encoded in a genomic region of Nicotiana sylvestris chromosome 4, ASM39365v2, whole genome shotgun sequence:
- the LOC104213288 gene encoding BEL1-like homeodomain protein 7 — MSAYYSNLSNQREVLPMSFLPDQKFDSYHSAGLSDSSIHLNQHSSTVSYSELPAQSYGEVQTIRGKDEMLFIPPTSESGSMQPIGRSVNAAPNFLDNSVMMDPRSFPTKQLFVPNIEQSLQNQGLSLSLGTQVPPSLHVYSYQDDYTNSSLSSLVGTHVLHSEQGSEDKESKVAEYLSFDLARGTRAANNPQNSMSLRNMNSGAHSIYNSKYLKAAQDLLDEVVNVQEALKQSDRLRNFNLLGQDRSEEADLKSSCSASGISGDQNNSIKGELSPAERHDLESKMTKLFSMLDEVDRRYKEYYQQMQAVVSSFEMVAGLGAAKPYTSLALKTISRQFRCLRDAIKKQIQVTRRSLGEQGDSQGERLYRLRYVDQQLRQQRSLQQFGMMRQPWRPQRGLPETAVSVLRAWLFEHFLHPYPKDSEKIMLARQTGLTRSQVANWFINARVRLWKPMIEDMYKEEFGEAEAGSGASPDRAPEESKEKSIAENTGEEIPESFTTPAVNCSHLDPSDESSNVVTNVQNNSFITKFSFQDGAYEHEKIDAVNTYHASMLGDIMGNQVSLALRLQNSQIDQQPISGRTQLAEDDKTGSTLDISKGEYYYIDPVNQQERFSGPHLLSDFVA; from the exons ATGTCTGCTTACTATTCAAATTTGTCCAATCAAAGAGAGGTTTTGCCAATGTCCTTTTTGCCAGACCAGAAATTTGATTCTTATCACTCAGCTGGTCTTTCGGATAGTTCAATTCACCTTAACCAGCATTCTTCTACGGTCTCATACTCGGAATTGCCTGCTCAGAGTTATGGTGAAGTTCAAACAATAAGAGGCAAAGATGAGATGCTGTTCATTCCACCAACCAGTGAATCGGGAAGTATGCAACCAattggtaggtcagtgaatgctGCACCCAATTTTTTGGATAATTCAGTTATGATGGATCCCCGTTCTTTTCCAACGAAACAGCTTTTTGTGCCCAACATTGAACAAAGCCTTCAAAATCAAGGACTATCTCTTAGTTTGGGTACGCAAGTTCCACCTTCGCTTCATGTGTATTCGTATCAAGATGACTATACAAATTCGAGTCTATCTTCTTTGGTGGGTACTCATGTTTTGCACTCAGAGCAGGGATCTGAAGACAAGGAATCTAAAGTTGCCGAGTACTTGTCATTTGATTTAGCTAGAGGAACTAGAGCTGCTAATAACCCCCAAAACTCCATGAGCCTGAGAAATATGAATTCTGGTGCACATTCCATTTACAACTCTAAATATCTAAAGGCTGCTCAAGATTTGCTTGATGAAGTAGTTAATGTTCAGGAAGCACTGAAACAATCAGATAGACTACGTAACTTCAATTTGCTCGGGCAAGATCGTTCTGAAGAGGCTGATCTCAAATCTAGTTGTTCTGCCTCTGGTATATCTGGTGATCAAAATAATTCAATTAAAGGTGAACTTTCACCTGCTGAGCGACATGATCTCGAGAGCAAGAtgactaaactcttttccatgtTGGATGAG gTGGATAGGAGATACAAAGAATATTACCAGCAGATGCAAGCAGTGGTATCTTCATTTGAGATGGTTGCTGGACTTGGTGCAGCTAAACCATACACATCACTTGCCCTTAAAACCATATCCCGCCAGTTCCGCTGCTTGAGGGACGCAATCAAGAAGCAGATTCAAGTTACTCGTCGAAGCTTGGGGGAGCAAGGTGATAGTCAAGGGGAAAGATTATATCGTCTCCGTTATGTGGATCAGCAACTGAGGCAGCAAAGGTCCCTTCAGCAATTTGGTATGATGCGCCAGCCTTGGAGGCCACAGAGGGGCTTGCCGGAGACTGCTGTTTCAGTCCTTCGTGCTTGGCTTTTCGAACATTTCCTCCATCC CTACCCAAAAGATTCTGAGAAAATCATGCTGGCAAGACAGACGGGTTTAACAAGAAGTCAG GTGGCGAACTGGTTCATAAATGCTCGGGTGCGCCTCTGGAAGCCCATGATTGAAGATATGTACAAGGAGGAGTTTGGTGAGGCGGAAGCAGGATCTGGAGCTTCACCAGACCGTGCTCCAGAAGAGTCCAAAGAAAAGTCAATAGCTGAGAACACAGGAGAAGAGATTCCTGAAAGCTTTACTACACCAGCTGTTAATTGCAGTCATCTTGACCCCTCTGATGAGTCAAGTAATGTTGTTACCAATGTACAAAATAATTCATTCATAACCAAATTTAGTTTTCAAGACGGTGCTTATGAACATGAGAAGATTGATGCTGTCAATACATACCACGCCTCCATGTTAGGTGATATAATGGGAAATCAAGTATCACTCGCTCTACGTCTACAAAACAGTCAAATTGATCAGCAGCCAATATCTGGTAGGACACAGTTAGCGGAAGATGACAAGACAGGATCGACTCTGGACATTAGCAAAGGAGAATATTATTACATCGACCCAGTAAACCAGCAAGAGAGGTTTTCAGGGCCTCATCTGCTATCCGATTTTGTAGCATAA